tgCCATCATACAGAAGATACAACTGTTTATTAacggttgtctacgcaaaatacttcagatccgtttgCCGGACACTATCACCAAACAACCAACTATGGgggagaacaaatcagatcccaacggaggaagaaatcgggAAGAGTGGCTGGAAGTGGGTAGttcacacattgaggaaagcacccgactgcgtcacaaggcaaacctTCACATGAAATCTTCAAGGcaaaaggaggagaggaagactaaagaacacattacaatgagaaatagagacagacatgagaagaatgaacaaaagttggacagaactggaaaTGAGTTTCCATGAcagattgggttggagaatgctattcggcggcctattctccattgggagtaacaggcttaagtaagtaggtaagtaagtaatgaagaGATTCGATGGAATTAATAGTTTATACATCTTCCAGTATATAATGAAATGATTCACTGTTATATCAAAATAGATTTGAGAAAATTTAAACGACTTCTTATTACTTActatttttatgataaaattattaaataaatggaTCATTGTATGTTTTATATTCCTCTAATTGTGAACTACCATTTAAATCATTATTTGTTATCATAGATCTTGTTTTGTTCTCTGTCATTTATGATGTAATCGTATATACTCTGTAATAACCTATTTTTTGTTACTGTATAATGAATCCATAGTGAGTACATATTATTATACAAATTCTAAGATTTATTATATAACTGTTAGTTAACAACAATAAACGATAATTCTGTTTGTTATATTCAACTTTCAACTTATTATCAGTCTAATAGGGAATTGTGTTCTGAATCCATAACAAtaaagatattattcaaatttactTATTATCAATCAAATTATATCATTGATTAACGCAGAATTCATTGGTTTAATAGAATAATATTGAAGAAGTACTTTATATTGGTGGATAGTATTATTAAATGGTCAGATTAATCAAACCTTTACCCTTCAATAATCATATACAGATACATAGAATTTTCTTGACTTCATCACAGTTACATCTtacaatatatttcattttcaatagttgagatcatgagttcattgaagttatatcatcatggaaaatctgaaagtattggacggccattttccatgttggtctaacttcaacagactcatgatctcaactatttaaattaatcTAATATCCAAAAAACAAACCCTTTCTTCTgacatttcattttgtttaacacATAATTCATCTACATTACAAcacttaactccgcctgtagctcttccagagttactgccggtcccaagcctgggtaaaggaggagtgttgggcatggggttagcgtccccatcccgtagaaaactaactcgctaaagaaacgcttaccagaaaaaataattcaaaccatttaaactctgccctgagagttagaaggtcttcatttagaagaattatgacgcttcatggtgaaagccgagttcctttgtAAGCCACgaagccgatgccccttctaacaaccagagcaaaactTTTTATaagtacatggaacgtccgaacaatgtgggagaccgagaagaccagtcaaatagcaacaggaatgaggagatacaatttcacagtactgggaatcagcgaaacccaatGGACTCAAGCtagacaacaaaggctaaatacgggagagatgctactatactccgtTCATGAAGagaaaaatgctccacacactcagggagttgttcTAATGCTGTCCATGGTAGCctgaaatgcacttgtaggatgggaacctcacggatccagaatcatcaaagcatcatttaaaccaaagaaggaggggatcacaatgaatatattccttcacgaggagtaagtAATTACAACACTTCATTTATTAAGTCAATTTAATACATTTCGTACATTTCGTATTTACAGTAAAATAAGGAAAAAGAAATCTTTATTTCTCTAATGTTCTGTACACAAGTTACAAAATAGTAATAGtatggattaataataataataataataataataataatctcaatTGTTAGAATCTTACTATTCTGATccatatacaataataataatgataataatactatttcATATCTTTATTAAAATCTTGTCTTTTTCGATAATCTATAATTTCAGGTTGTAATGAATATGAAGATCGTTGAATATGTTGTTCCATAGAAGAAGAatctatttgattattatctatTCCACTTTGAATAGTATGTTTAGTTTCATTTGATTCAATATTTACTTGTTGTATTGGTTGAGATTGTtctaattttattgattgtttttgttGATCTATATGATCTAATTTAGTTGTATGTTTAAGATGatcaatattcatttcaatattattattattattattattattattactgttatttaatGTGAATTGATGTTTGCTAGCTCCTATACGATATTGTAATAGATCATTAAATGCTTCATTCAAATCTAATTGACATTTATGTTTCGATGTTGATGCATAGAAAtcatgatgattattatgacGTGATAAATGATCAATTAATATATCATTAGCATTTATTGAAACTTTTctatattgttttttattaatattcattttcatcattTGTTCAGCTGATATAAAAGAACTTTCACCAAATGTACcaccgtcatcatcatcatcatcatcatcattatcattatcattgttattattgttattattgttaatatcaTTAAGATTACcattataatcatcatcaattggtataattgataaatgattatgtaatatcCAATCATGTGTTGTACCatgatttaataaatttgatAGATTATTTCTAGAATAGTGATGAAATTGATTAAATTTTAATGATTCTggtatattttttaataaattttcagtATCATTAGGACGTGTTGATgcatataataattttaatgcaATTAATTCATATACTTTTAAAATTTTCTCATCATAATGTTCTGGATTTCGTTGTAATATACGTCGAATATAATTTTCatcaattttaataaaaaattctCTGATAGCATTACGTCCTtttgaaccgatcaatgtttcAATACCAGTTAATGTTTgatcaataatatttttatttaatatataaaataaacttaatttttCTTGATCTTTTTTACGTAGTTTTAATAATTTCACTAATGGTTTTGTTGTTAAACCCATAAAACCAActgtaaataatataataaataatgttgTTGTTACTATGACATTTTTATGATATAAACTATTGATAGGAAATAAATCATCTGGGATAAGTACTGATAAAGCAAATGCTACAGCACCACGTAAACCAccataaattaatataatttgtTGTTCAATTGTAATTTTTGTTTCATCAATATTAACATAATTTACAATTGctgtaataataaatacaataatagttctggataataaacataatataaGTGACCATAATATAAAACCAGTATGCCAttctaatttataagatattaCTTGTATACCTAAAAATAAAAAGATTACACCTTCACTAACTTCAGCTAACATTcttgtaattaataataaacttttaacATATTTTTCACCAATATTATGAAATGCATATGCTGCTTGTATTAAACCACAACCAATCATTGAGATAATCCCAGACCAACCAATACAATCAGctataatatatgaaaaataagctaataataatattgtaaatACAGATAAATGACTATGTATTCTTGTAATTAAACATGTTATAATACCAAATATAACACCAATGAATAAACCACCAAAACTAACTGTAAAAAAAGATATAAACccaataaatatttgtaatgTTGTTAATTGTTCATTACTATTAAATACAATCATAATATCATTTAATACAATTGTAATAGCATCATTAAATAATGATTCACCAAATACAATATAATATAAACTTAATTCAACGCCAATATCTTGAAAGATAGCTAAGACAGCAACAGGATCAACAGCAACAATTAAtgaactaaataataaataaccttTAATATTTAATTGTAATATAGGTTCACctaataaatttaattgataGATTATATATAATGAGAaaccaataaataaaaaattacataTTGTACCTATCACTGAAAATATTAATACAACACCAAGATATTCAGAAAATGTACGATTATATAAACCATAGGCTGATTCTAATATAATTGGTGGTAATAaataataagcaaataattCCGGTGTAAATTTCCATACAGTATTCTCTATTGATATAGATGtatgatgattatgattatgatgatcAGTTGTATAGTTATCCATTGTATAAAATACAATACTACCAAATGTAATCccaattaatattaataataaagattCTGGGACATAAATTGATATATATGGTATATAATGATAAGctaattttaaacaaactaataaaattaaaaataacataACAGTAATATGTGTAGAGAATTCATGAAATTCCCATTTAATGATTGTAATTTCTTTAGGATGAATATTGGTTGAATTAGATTTAGCATCAATAAATTGTTgcataattataaatataataaggaattgattacataatagaTTTTTGAAAAATTGATCATATTCAAATGGTAATAATATCATTTTGTCATtagagatataagtagtataatcaGTAGTAATGTTGCTTCTTTAATAGAAAAtaggataatatatatatatatatatatatataatgtgaatcctttcttttttttgatattatattatattcatGTATGTGATGTTAATGGTTAATGTATAAAAGGAATGAATATTAAATCTTTGTGTTTTTATAGTCAGGGTTAATCAGAGACACTCAGTCactcgcacacacacacacgcatacaCACAACGaaacatacaaataaataaacaaacatcattagtagtataatattatttattttataatgaattattgataTGATTGATATCCtaaatagagaaaaaaagatatcattattattattattattattattattattattaggtattattaattatttgtatctgtgtgtgtttgtgtgtgtgtgtatgtattgGAATGAAAGAAACAAGAAACTGATGAATATCCATTAACACTATCATTCTCATGATAAAAGTGGCGTCAATAGTTTCAATGtagaaacaaaatatatatatatatatcaataactTCCAATCAGAATTTACTGAATTTATGGAAGATCaatagaaaaaagaaacttTATTCCACGACATAAGTAAAGTAGTATGTATGTAACTatctttgtatatatatatctatctatgtatgtgtttatgtatatgtatgtatgtaaatgTGTGTATATGGGTAAGCTTGTTTCTATGcatttagttgtttatttataatatattaaaagaaatgTAATGAAAATTTACTTCTCGTATTACTATTGGATAATTAGTATTtaggtaaatatttatttatcaaggTTTATTTAGGAAATTTTATTGATCTATTCAGGAAATATGTCTACGTCAAGGTCATGTTGTGAATCTtgtaaataaatgtgaataaataaataaatttgtaaatagAAGAATTAATACAAGATTACAAATGAATGATTTGCTTATATGACTGATGTAATTTGTTTCAATAGGGATTCAcaaaagaatattttattgaataagacCTAAGAATACAATTATATATAGTTTATATAGAATAGATACAATGAGGCTGGAAGTAGAGTCGAGGATGTGAATATATTGGATCCGAGTTGTTGTTCATACTAGGATTTCAACACAGTGCCGTTCGCTTGAAATCTCATTACTTAATCCTGTTAGTTACTGATTCTAGATAACTACTCACTTGTGCAACGTATACAAGGTTTAGTTTAAATTCAAATGATTCGGATGATCCTATTGTCGAGATTTTTCACTGAAATTTGGTCAGTTTTCGTCGACATATGCTTACCATATGCAGACTGTATTGATATAGCCCTAATGACACAAGTTAGTATAGAATAAACTCAGTCATATCTAGCAGATGAGTCCTGAATAGTAGGAATTGTGCATCCTGaattctactactagccacATTTCGTTTATTCTATGTTATCTGAACATATTTACTGCACTCttcattttattgaaaaaattaCGAATGTGACCTGATGAAAACCATTTCAACGATTTCAATTCAACTCACTTATTGAGAGATATtattaatgttttgttttgatTACTGACTTGTGTTTATAGATGAATAATACGGCAGTTTTGTGTATTGGAACGAAGAGGATAGTCAATTTTTTCTAGTATTCAATGGTTATTTGACTGATGTCTGTCCATAGCAGGAATTGCAAATTGAACAATCCCACCAAACCACTCATGTTTATTTTGACTTTATTGAAATGTTGGCAAATATGAAATTACATGTGTGTAGTAAGTAATTCGTGGGACTTTGATTCATTATAGGATGAGTTTTTCCTCCTATTATTGTGAGAATaagggtttgtggaaattgaagtaatttaattgttgaattcatgagtctatttaAATTAGATCAccctggaaaacctggaagtaccggacggctgtttcgttttagtatgcaactcctcagaagtgtgaaaccagatttttcatggtaaTCTAATCGATATCACTTAGTGACTAGTATGATTAAGATATTTTATTTACACTAgaaatatgataaaataatcCACAACTATTTTCTAATGGATTCAAAACTTTGAAGTAAGAGAAACTTATGAGAAAATCTGAAAGTGCTTGTGCTTTATTGTTGACATATTTTGAGGACTACAGTTGATTAGTCTTAAGTCAGTTgttatcaggacttagtagaTTTGTGGAGAGTGAATTGAACGATTGAAACGAAACATATTGGGTTCGAGTCGTAGCGTCAACATCGACACTGTATTGCAGGCACATGTAGCTGAAGAGTGGCAAACAGCAGAGAAAACGCGCATTCTTAATCCCACTGTTAATTTTCAttcaacattacagaatatattACGAAGAAAGACAGAAAAAATAACTACAAGAATAAAATATCGACGGGAAAGATTTAGACTGACTACTTTCTTTATTTTTGTTAGTAGACGGTAATTCTCATGTCCAAAAAAGCTGATAGTAACATTTATTCGGTAAAAGTATTCTTTATAGACACGATTAAAAGACGCTTGACAAAGTTTCAAGCAGTTATTTGAGTCAATGAGAAGAAAGTTTTTATAAATGGATAGTTTACAGAAATGGAAACAATAATATTGCAAAATGTAAATCTGTTGATTTACGCAAATAATAAATCTATTCATGTGTTCTTCAGGTTATTCTCACTATAAATACAAAAAGCAGTGACATATTGATTCATCTATATGAAGGTAGATTGTTCATTTCTGGAATTTTTCAAGGACCAAACACAGTTTCTGAAGAGTTCCTCGATTATTCTTAGCTAGAGTTGAGTAATGAGGGCTAGGATTAAAGATTTAGGGTTAAGATTCCTACAGCGTATTGACATCAGTTGTAGTGCAAAAATGAGCATTTCAGTTACATGAATGCATGAATTATACTAGGAAATATAAGAGTCGATATCCGAATATTTCGTTCATAAAATATAGTTTCTCCGGTTTAAAGTTGGATTCAAGTTCAAGGGTATGGGGTTATGATTTAGAGATGGTGTCGTTtcacattttataaataatttaaagagAGTGAATTAAGCACATGATACGTTTACCACTATCATTTTCACGCTATGGTAACAAAAACATATATTTTCTCAGTAAAGTTGGATAGCGGCTAGAAATGGAATGCAGGAAATGtgtttcgtcatatttgggactcttcagtttgatatacctgcatcctagaattgatgtttactccggtatttaaagcaatatcgagtcagtcctcacaggatgcaaatatgctaacaagagactgatcgatttcaGTCATATACATCAATGAGAAtgtacaagcaaacaatatcaaaaGAATTAATATTTTTCGCTAATATTTTTAGCATTTTGATAGGCATATTAGGTATTTCGACTACTTGATGTACATGATATTTGGATTTTGCATAAAAATCTTCAAGTCACATTTTCGATTATGATTGTTTTGACTTTGAAGTTTACTTTTACTctctattttgttgttgttaatctTTGTGGATATTACTGTAATCTCAATGGTCGTgatcacgagtcagttgaagctagaccaccatggaaaacctggaatcactggacggccatttcgttctgttgtgggactcttcatcaTCCTGTctcgtgggattcaaacccggatcatatcggtctcgtgcgcgtaTGCTtcaccactagaccactgagccagcatccagtggtgttaatgtctaacttcaaccaatccgcaagattgagcgacacatccaccattaccttctgtgagttactatctcacaatagacccgaTTGAAATCTACTGCTCACTACTTCTCACTTAGTTTATTGTTGTCTATTTACGTTTCAAGGTTGTAATCGTTAAGGTAAAACTGaagttatttaaattataacGTTTTTTGACTTCTTgaattctctctctctctc
This genomic stretch from Schistosoma haematobium chromosome 5, whole genome shotgun sequence harbors:
- the SLC9A1 gene encoding Sodium/hydrogen exchanger 1 (EggNog:ENOG410V5TC~COG:P) codes for the protein MILLPFEYDQFFKNLLCNQFLIIFIIMQQFIDAKSNSTNIHPKEITIIKWEFHEFSTHITVMLFLILLVCLKLAYHYIPYISIYVPESLLLILIGITFGSIVFYTMDNYTTDHHNHNHHTSISIENTVWKFTPELFAYYLLPPIILESAYGLYNRTFSEYLGVVLIFSVIGTICNFLFIGFSLYIIYQLNLLGEPILQLNIKGYLLFSSLIVAVDPVAVLAIFQDIGVELSLYYIVFGESLFNDAITIVLNDIMIVFNSNEQLTTLQIFIGFISFFTVSFGGLFIGVIFGIITCLITRIHSHLSVFTILLLAYFSYIIADCIGWSGIISMIGCGLIQAAYAFHNIGEKYVKSLLLITRMLAEVSEGVIFLFLGIQVISYKLEWHTGFILWSLILCLLSRTIIVFIITAIVNYVNIDETKITIEQQIILIYGGLRGAVAFALSVLIPDDLFPINSLYHKNVIVTTTLFIILFTVGFMGLTTKPLVKLLKLRKKDQEKLSLFYILNKNIIDQTLTGIETLIGSKGRNAIREFFIKIDENYIRRILQRNPEHYDEKILKVYELIALKLLYASTRPNDTENLLKNIPESLKFNQFHHYSRNNLSNLLNHGTTHDWILHNHLSIIPIDDDYNGNLNDINNNNNNNNDNDNDDDDDDDDGGTFGESSFISAEQMMKMNINKKQYRKVSINANDILIDHLSRHNNHHDFYASTSKHKCQLDLNEAFNDLLQYRIGASKHQFTLNNSNNNNNNNNNIEMNIDHLKHTTKLDHIDQQKQSIKLEQSQPIQQVNIESNETKHTIQSGIDNNQIDSSSMEQHIQRSSYSLQPEIIDYRKRQDFNKDMK